Part of the Capricornis sumatraensis isolate serow.1 chromosome 9, serow.2, whole genome shotgun sequence genome, tctctagtctttcccattctgttgttttcctctatttctttgcattgatcgctgaggaaggctttcttatctctccttgctattctttgaaaatctgcattcagatgtttatatctttccttttctcctttgctttttgcctctatgcttttcacagctatttgtaaggcctccccagatagccattttattttttgcatttcttttccaaggggatggtcttgatctctgtctcctgtacagtgtcacgaatctctatccatagttcatcaggcactctgtctatcaggtttagtcccttaaatctatttctcacttccactgtataatcataagggaattgatttaggtcatacctgtatggtctagtggttttccatactttattcaatttaagtctgaatttggcaataaggagttcatgatctgagccacagtcagctcctggtcttgtttttgctgactgtatagatcttctccatctttggctgcaaagaatataatcaatctgatttcggtattgactatctggtgatgtccatgtgtagtcttctcttgtgttgttggaagaggatgtttgctatgaccagtgcattctgttggcaagactctattagcctttgccctgcttcattctgtactccaaggccaaatttgcctgttactcctggtgtttcttgacttcctacactTGCATTCCAGCCCcatataatgaaagggacatattttgggggtattagttctaaaaggtcttgtaggtcttcatagagccattcaactttagcttcttcagcattactggttggggcatagacttggattactgtgatagtgaatggtttgccttggaaagaaacagagatcattctgtcgtttttgagattgcatccaagtcctgcatttcagactcttttgttgactgtaatggctactccatttcttcggagggattcctgcccgcagtagtagatataatggtcatctgagttaaattcacccattccagtccatcttagtttgcagattcctagaatgtcggcgttcactcttgccatctcctgtttgaccacttccaatttgccttgattcatggacctgacattccaggttcctatgcaatattgccctttacagcatcggaccttgcttccatcaccagtcacatccacagctggatattggttttgctttggctccatcccttcattctttctggagttatttctccactgatctccagtagcatattgggcacctaccgacctggggagttcctctttcagtatcctatcattttgccttttaatactgttcacggggttctcaaggcaagaatattgaagtcgtttgccattcccttctccagtggaccacattctgtcagacctctccaccatgacccacccatcttgggtggccccacatggcatggcttagtttcattgagttagataaggctgtggtccatgtgattagattgactagttttctgtgactatggtttcagtgtgtctgcaccctgatgccctctcacaacacccaccttcttacttgggtttctcttaacttggacGTGGGCTATCTCTTCACAAcggctccagcaaagtgcagatGCTGCTCCACACCTTGGATGCGgtgtatctcctcactgccacccctcctgaccttgaacatggagtagctccacTCGGCCCTCCTGCTCCCACACAGCCacagttatcattattattttggtGGGGTGGCCTGGggtcagcaagaatactggagtgggttgccattcccttctccaggggatctccctgacccaggggttgaacccgagtctccctcattgtaggcagacgctttactctctgaaccaccagggaagttaaattTCTCATTACAATTGTAGAATGTGTGATTCCTTTGGGAATATGCTGAGAATGGCCAAAAATGCCCAGGTAGAGATGAAATAGAACTTTTCTAAACAcaagatattaaaattaatttattgagaGCAAAATAGAAATTGCACTATGCGAGTTATGCCAATTTGTGTGTAAATTAttcatgttattttcatttttcctggtaGTCACCTCCACCACATGGAACCAGGTAACAATAcacaattttctgaattttttcttctGGGATTCTCAGAAGATCCAGAATTGCAGCCCCTCATCTTTGGACTTTTCCTCTCCATGTACCTGATCGTTTTGTTTGGAAATCTGCTCATCATCCTGGCCACCATCTCTGACTCCCACCTTCACatccccatgtacttcttcctctccaacttGTCCTTTGTAGACATCTGCTTAACCTCCACCACCATCCCAAAGATGCTCCAGAATATTGAGAACCAGAGCAAACTCATAACCTACGAAGGCTGCATTGTCCAGGTGTATTTTTACATATTCTTTGCTGGAATAGATGACTTCCTCCTGacagtgatggcctatgaccgctttgTGGCCATCTGCAACCCCCTGCACTATACAGTTATCATGAACCCTCGGCTCTGTGGACTGCTGGTTTTGGCGTCCTGGATGATGAGTGCTATGTATTCCTTGTTACAAAGTTTGATGGTTTTGCAGCTGACCTTCTGTACAAAGGTGGAAATTCCCCACTTTTTTTGTGAACTCAGTCAGATGGTCCAACTTGCCTGTTCTAACACCTTTCTTAATGACATGGTGATGTATGTGGCATCAGTGCTACTAGCTGGTGGGCCGTTTGCTGGTATCCTT contains:
- the LOC138085712 gene encoding olfactory receptor 7A17-like gives rise to the protein MEPGNNTQFSEFFLLGFSEDPELQPLIFGLFLSMYLIVLFGNLLIILATISDSHLHIPMYFFLSNLSFVDICLTSTTIPKMLQNIENQSKLITYEGCIVQVYFYIFFAGIDDFLLTVMAYDRFVAICNPLHYTVIMNPRLCGLLVLASWMMSAMYSLLQSLMVLQLTFCTKVEIPHFFCELSQMVQLACSNTFLNDMVMYVASVLLAGGPFAGILYSYSKIVSAIRRISSTQGKLKAFSTCASHLSVVFLFYCTSLGVYLSSAATHSSRSSATASVMYTVVTPMLNPFIYSLRNKDIKRAVKRVYGIIAIKRPIVLGQMKCP